In Impatiens glandulifera unplaced genomic scaffold, dImpGla2.1, whole genome shotgun sequence, the following are encoded in one genomic region:
- the LOC124918252 gene encoding calcium-binding protein CBP-like — MSGYPHNPQGYGYGQSPAQPYGAAAPYGQPPAQQPHGQQPYAPYGAAPQGATPYGAPSAPYGAPSEKPHKDKPQGQAYGAPPPGAAPGYPPSQNQGYGTAPTEKPQKDKPYGAGAGGGYGAPPPGATPSYPPQQPQGYGSPFASLVPSTFPPGTDPNIVACFQAADQDGSGLIDDKEMQRALSSYNQSFSLRTVHLLMYHFTNTNTRKIGPKEFTSLFYSLQNWRAIFERFDADRSGKIDSRELKDALLSLGFSVSPQVLDLLVSKFDKAGGSHKAIEYDNFIECCLTVKGLTEKFKEKDTAYSGSANFTYEAFMLTVLPFLIA; from the exons ATGTCTGGATACCCACACAACCCACAGGGCTACGGTTACGGGCAGTCACCGGCTCAGCCTTACGGTGCTGCTGCTCCATACGGTCAACCACCTGCTCAGCAACCACACGGTCAGCAGCCATACGCCCCTTACGGAGCAGCTCCTCAGGGAGCCACACCTTATGGCGCACCTTCTGCACCTTATGGTGCGCCTTCCGAAAAGCCTCACAAGGACAAGCCTCAAGGCCAGGCCTATGGCGCACCACCTCCTGGTGCGGCTCCTGGCTATCCACCATCACAGAATCAGGGATATGGAACCGCTCCTACTGAAAAGCCTCAAAAGGATAAGCCCTatggtgctggtgctggtggTGGCTACGGTGCACCACCTCCAGGTGCGACTCCAAGCTATCCACCGCAGCAGCCGCAGGGATATGGAAGCCCCTTCGCGTCTTTAGTTCCTTCGACCTTCCCTCCTGGAACGGATCCGAACATTGTCGCATGTTTTCAGGCCGCTGATCAGGATGGAAGTGGTTTAATTGATGATAAGGAGATGCAGAGGGCGCTATCGTCTTATAATCAGAGCTTCAGCTTGCGAACTGTTCATCTTCTCATGTATCACTTCACTAACACCAACACCAGAAAGATCG GACCAAAAGAGTTCACTTCTTTGTTCTACAGCCTTCAGAACTGGAGG GCAATCTTCGAGAGGTTTGATGCTGATCGAAGTGGGAAAATTGATTCAAGAGAATTGAAGGATGCTCTACTTAGCTTGGGATTCTCAGTTTCACCTCAAGTCCTGGATTTGCTGGTCTCCAAGTTTGATAAAGCAGGTGGAAGTCACAAGGCTATTGAATATGATAACTTCATCGAATGCTGCCTCACTGTTAAG GGACTGACTGAAAAATTCAAGGAGAAGGATACTGCTTACTCGGGATCAGCCAATTTCACTTATGAAGCATTCATGTTGACTGTTCTTCCCTTCCTCATTGCATAG